From a single Lolium rigidum isolate FL_2022 chromosome 7, APGP_CSIRO_Lrig_0.1, whole genome shotgun sequence genomic region:
- the LOC124674188 gene encoding histone H4 isoform X2: MSGRGKGGKGLGKGGPAIRRLARRGGVKRISGLIYEETRGVLKIFLENVIRDAVTYTEHARRKTVTAMDVVYALKRQGRTLYGFGG; this comes from the exons ATGTCTGGACGCGGCAAGGGCGGCAAGGGGCTCGGCAAGGGCGGC CCGGCCATCCGGCGCCTGGCTCGCCGTGGCGGCGTCAAGCGCATCTCCGGCCTCATCTACGAGGAGACCCGCGGCGTCCTCAAGATcttcctcgagaacgtcatccgcgacgCCGTCACCTACACCGAGCACGCCCGCCGCAAGACTGTCACCGCCATGGATGTCGTCTACGCGCTCAAGCGCCAGGGACGCACCCTCTACGGATTCGGAGGCTAG
- the LOC124674188 gene encoding histone H4 isoform X1, whose translation MSGRGKGGKGLGKGGAKRHRKVLRDNIQGITKPAIRRLARRGGVKRISGLIYEETRGVLKIFLENVIRDAVTYTEHARRKTVTAMDVVYALKRQGRTLYGFGG comes from the coding sequence ATGTCTGGACGCGGCAAGGGCGGCAAGGGGCTCGGCAAGGGCGGCGCCAAGCGCCACCGGAAGGTTCTCCGCGACAACATCCAGGGCATCACCAAGCCGGCCATCCGGCGCCTGGCTCGCCGTGGCGGCGTCAAGCGCATCTCCGGCCTCATCTACGAGGAGACCCGCGGCGTCCTCAAGATcttcctcgagaacgtcatccgcgacgCCGTCACCTACACCGAGCACGCCCGCCGCAAGACTGTCACCGCCATGGATGTCGTCTACGCGCTCAAGCGCCAGGGACGCACCCTCTACGGATTCGGAGGCTAG
- the LOC124674189 gene encoding expansin-A10-like: protein MAPPLLLVLFLLPALAAAHERPSSYGSSALTEWRNAKASYFSIDPEDAVGGACGFGDLGKHGYGMATVGLSTALFDRGASCGGCYEVRCVEDLKYCLPGTSIVVTATNFCPPNYGFPADAGGVCNPPNHHFLLPIQAFEKIALWKAGVMPIQYRRVKCLREGGVRFSVSGKGSFFTVLISNVGGAGDVRSVKLKGTESGWLSMGRNWGQIWHINLDLTGQPVSFELTSSDGTTMTNFNVVPKDWEFGKTYTGKQFLL, encoded by the exons ATGGCTCCcccgctcctcctcgtcctcttcctcctcccggcCCTCGCTGCCGCCCACGAGCGCCCGTCCTCCTACGGCTCCTCCGCCCTCACGGAATGGCGCAACGCCAAGGCCTCCTACTTCTCCATAGACCCCGAAGACGCCGTTG GCGGGGCGTGCGGGTTCGGGGATCTGGGGAAGCACGGGTACGGGATGGCCACGGTGGGGCTGAGCACGGCGCTGTTCGACCGCGGCGCCTCGTGCGGCGGCTGCTACGAGGTCAGGTGCGTGGAGGACCTCAAGTACTGCCTCCCCGGCACCTCCATCGTCGTCACCGCCACCAACTTCTGCCCACCAAACTACGGcttccccgccgacgccggcggcgTCTGCAACCCGCCCAACCACCACTTCCTCCTCCCCATCCAGGCATTCGAGAAGATTGCGCTCTGGAAGGCCGGCGTCATGCCCATCCAGTACCGCCG GGTCAAGTGCCTCCGTGAAGGTGGTGTGCGGTTCTCAGTCTCCGGGAAGGGCTCCTTCTTCACGGTTCTAATAAGCAATGTTGGTGGCGCTGGTGATGTCAGATCAGTGAAGCTCAAAGGAACGGAGTCTGGGTGGCTCTCAATGGGCCGCAACTGGGGCCAGATATGGCACATCAACCTAGATCTCACGGGGCAACCGGTGTCCTTTGAGCTCACCTCAAGCGACGGCACAACAATGACCAACTTCAACGTTGTGCCCAAAGATTGGGAATTTGGCAAAACTTACACCGGCAAGCAGTTCCTGCTCTAG